Proteins co-encoded in one Plasmodium sp. gorilla clade G2 genome assembly, chromosome: 9 genomic window:
- a CDS encoding translation initiation factor SUI1, putative produces MFKNKVTLVNKNLLGSKDRKKLAITLKSTFYIEKEEDIDEILDKEDTTFCKVQKTKIVIYFSKNIPVLFSINNVIYPTVYTLWKFPKMIPCFVIYPPASEFLMRGADLMIPGICKEIDNTDKMKEGCIWGVRVFNNPYLFAVGDCAIEYNNNKMFYDLKGKCLKLVHIFNDEIWKLGPQNVPHNSFKIKLIDSVEEVVDDFYSFRIYKEDKGKKTNTNVKVKQNKEKEQNKNNNEFGWGSDNENNNNNNDEKMLNNSEGKCNNKNDTSTNKDESNKGNNKSVSNVRYLENFYKHFNVILDINNNKNKKDTSSLLHSNNNTEKIENKINNAQSDQEINKTNILSDKQINEKKECQTDLNGIETNLNSNECSEILEQDDIINCKHDNNNLNYEKNILPINEHNEEIKDDNIKENETNDNNMNDNKKNFELNTQQQDLLLSYLLLESLYTIPDENLPMEVSGIYSKMTKECVYIHLNKKFLEELNNMNNISIDIIDQIKKNIIHLDMDVKKSSYKKLMKFIQHYSKMKLLKIKENRNIISIVNIERQHALYKSYEPINVELKKKYDIENEQTNLNINENKNKINKTPINNSTNKGAQVLEFYMPSNKTLNIIQSIENKVDKSSYFNINQLKDILKSYIKLNKLQCKENNNNINNLKGYVILNEELKNIMNVQESSNMVPYETILNQFISLQQPCYAIIKPNANFDIDPIKITKGVCPSIHIYSVARMKGKKYVTHITNLYLFHLDLNKFSEHLQKQLACSCSIVISPSTKKEEVLVQGNVVNQIYNILINNYNLPRKYIVLNTKG; encoded by the exons atgtttaaaaataaagtaaCCTTAGTAAATAAAAATCTTCTTGGAAGCAAAGATAGAAAAAA ACTAGCCATAACACTAAAATCAACATTTTATAtcgaaaaagaagaagatatCGATGAAATTTTAGATAAAGAAGATACGACCTTTTGTAAAGTACAAAAAACAAagattgtaatatatttttcgaAAAATATTCCCGTATTATTCAGTATTAACAACGTTATTTATCCTACTGTTTATACGTTATGGAAATTTCCGAAAATGATTCCttgttttgttatatatCCCCCTGCGTCTGAATTTTTAATGAGGGGTGCTGATTTAATGATCCCAGGTATATGCAAAGAAATTGATAACACTGATAAGATGAAAGAAGGATGTATATGGGGAGTTCGAGTATTTAATAACCCCTATTTATTTGCTGTTGGCGATTGTGCCATAgaatacaataataataaaatgttttatGATTTAAAAGGCAAGTGTTTAAAATtagtacatatatttaatgatgAGATATGGAAGTTGGGTCCACAAAATGTACCACATAATagttttaaaattaaattaatagaTTCTGTGGAAGAGGTTGTAGATGATTTTTATAGTTTcagaatatataaagaagacAAAGGAAAGAAGACAAATACCAATGTAAAAGTAAAACAAAACAAggaaaaagaacaaaataaaaataataacgaGTTTGGTTGGGGTagtgataatgaaaataataataataataatgatgaaaaaatgtTGAACAATTCTGAAGgcaaatgtaataataagaatgacACGTCAACAAATAAGGATGAATCAAACAaaggtaataataaaagtgtaTCAAATGTAAGGTATTTGGAAAATTTCTATAAACACTTTAATGTTAtattagatataaataataataaaaacaaaaaagataCATCATCCTTATTacatagtaataataatacggAAAAAATagagaataaaataaataatgctCAAAGTGAtcaagaaataaataaaacaaatatattatcagacaaacaaataaatgaaaaaaaagagtgTCAAACGGATTTAAATGGTATAGAAACAAATTTAAATTCAAATGAATGTAGTGAAATATTAGAACaagatgatataataaactgtaagcatgataataataatttaaattatgaaaaaaatatattacctataaatgaacataatgaagaaataaaagatgataacataaaagaaaatgaaacaaatgataataatatgaatgataacaaaaaaaacttTGAACTTAACACTCAACAACAAGATTTATTGCtgtcatatttattattagaatCTTTATATACAATACCTGATGAGAATTTACCAATGGAAGTTTCTGGTATTTATAGTAAAATGACTAAAGAATGTGTGTATATACATTTGAATAAAAAGTTCCtagaagaattaaataatatgaataatatatctattgATATAATAgaccaaataaaaaaaaatattatccaTCTTGATATGGATGTTAAAAAATcaagttataaaaaattaatgaaattTATACAGCATTAttcaaaaatgaaattattaaaaattaaagaaaacagaaatattatatctattGTAAATATTGAGAGACAACATgcattatataaatcttaTGAACCTATAAAtgttgaattaaaaaaaaagtatgatattgaaaatgaacaaacaaatttaaatataaatgaaaataaaaataaaataaataaaacaccTATTAATAATTCAACTAATAAAGGGGCTCAGGTATTAGAGTTCTATATGCCTTCTAATAAaacattaaatattatacaatCAATTGAAAATAAGGTTGATAAAAGttcttattttaatataaatcaattgaaagatatattaaaaagttatataaaattaaacaaattacaatgtaaagaaaataataataatattaataatttgaagggatatgtaatattaaatgaggaattaaaaaatattatgaacgtACAGGAAAGTTCCAATATGGTACCATACGAAACAATACTCAATCAATTCATATCTTTACAACAACCATGTTATGCTATTATAAAACCTAATGCTAATTTTGATATTGACCCAATTAAAATTACTAAAGGAGTTTGTCCTTCGATTCATATTTATTCTGTTGCAAGAATGAAAGGGAAAAAATATGTTACTCATATTacgaatttatatttatttcatttagaTCTTAATAAATTTTCTGAACATTTACAAAAACAGCTAGCTTGTTCATGTTCAATAGTAATTTCCCCATCAACCAAAAAAGAAGAAGTTTTGGTACAAGGAAATGTAGtgaatcaaatatataatattttaattaataattataatcttCCAAGAAAATATATCGTCTTAAATACAAaaggataa
- a CDS encoding subunit of proteaseome activator complex, putative, translating to MEAYLNKIDKIEPVDQKIKEEYNKFKYDITKQAIESLRERIPKRIIFFNNLVNVNSEPGSILNVNDLDGISYKYKINKIEENVRKKHKGTNSSDFDEREKKKDSLDGNIKHFSNNEDSKLIIDDKVLYTHYVPSHKQIYLELEKIKTYASELIEIIGNIKLWIQLNVPRIEDGNNFGVGIQEEAIQELARVEESAFNLYDAIVKYYMERAKISTKVLKYPNVSDYQEAVRELDEKEWIHIKITIVDMRNNYIMLYDLLYKNWEKVVKPKNEDAHHRMTF from the coding sequence ATGGAAGCTTATTTAAACAAAATTGATAAAATTGAACCGGTcgatcaaaaaataaaagaagaatataataaatttaaatatgatataacAAAACAAGCTATTGAATCATTAAGAGAAAGAATACCAAAacgaataatattttttaataatttagtCAATGTAAATTCAGAACCTGGTAGTATATTAAATGTTAATGACTTAGATGgtatttcatataaatataaaataaataaaattgaagAGAATGTAAGAAAAAAGCATAAGGGTACTAATTCTAGTGATTTTGATGaaagagagaaaaaaaaagattctTTAGATggtaatataaaacatttctcaaataatgaagatagtaaattaattattgatgataaagttttatatacacattatGTTCCATCacataaacaaatatatttagaactggagaaaataaaaacatatgcTTCTGAACTTATAGAAATTATaggaaatattaaattatggaTACAATTAAATGTACCAAGAATTGAAGATGGTAATAATTTTGGTGTTGGTATACAAGAAGAAGCTATACAAGAATTAGCAAGGGTTGAAGAAAGtgcatttaatttatatgatgctatagttaaatattatatggaaAGAGCAAAAATATCTACTAAAGTATTGAAATATCCCAATGTCTCAGATTATCAAGAAGCTGTTAGAGAATTAGATGAAAAGGAATGGATACATATCAAAATTACTATTGTAGATATgagaaataattatattatgttatatgaCCTTCTCTATAAAAATTGGGAAAAGGTCGTTAAACCAAAAAATGAAGACGCACATCACAGAATGACATTTTGA
- a CDS encoding apicoplast ribosomal protein L35 precursor, putative: MKCLLFKLFMFIFIPSYTYAIKYKMNKVKCINKIGEMNIYANIKFNMKKKEKDNINKKMNIYNNMIRKKHSLHNNIIPQQLVLFPNNNFLKEIKYFYINHTYNNIIKKKKKENQKSDFILHVRGCTNIKPKTNKSIAKRFKLTKNGKLIRKKPGRNHMLRKKTSSNKASLRKTTTIDSGRIEKKYKSVIFK; this comes from the coding sequence atgaagtGTCTCTTGTTTAAGTTGttcatgtttatttttattccaaGCTATACATAtgctataaaatataaaatgaataaagtaaaatgtattaataagATAGgagaaatgaatatatatgcaaatataaaatttaatatgaaaaaaaaagaaaaagataatataaataaaaaaatgaacatatataataatatgataagaaaaaaacataGTTTacacaataatattattcctCAACAGTTGGTTTTATTTCCAAATAACAATTTTTTgaaggaaataaaatatttctatataaatcatacttataataatatcataaaaaaaaaaaaaaaagaaaaccaAAAAAGCGATTTTATATTACATGTTCGTGGGTGTACAAATATAAAACCTAAAACGAATAAATCAATTGCCAAAAGATTtaaattaacaaaaaatgGTAAACTTATAAGAAAGAAACCAGGAAGAAATCATATgttgagaaaaaaaacatcTTCAAATAAAGCTTCATTGAGAAAAACTACAACTATAGATTCTGGAcgtattgaaaaaaaatataaaagtgtTATTTTTAAGtga
- a CDS encoding peptide deformylase encodes MLMYYLLLLFNIIICCNVTNIYGYIQNVRSHEGYIKNYQIKKYNGNIKQRKRSPLYLLKNEKADVKIVKYPDPILRRRSEEVTNFDDNLKSVVRKMFDIMYESKGIGLSAPQVNISKRIIVWNALYEKRKEENERIFINPSIVEQSLVKVKLIEGCLSFPGIEGKVERPSIVSISYYDVNGCKHLKILKGIHARIFQHEFDHLNGVLFIDKLTQMEKKKVRAKLNELIRDYKNTHSEEPAI; translated from the exons atgttgaTGTACTATTTACttttactttttaatataataatatgttgtAATGTTACAAATATTTATGGATATATACAGAATGTTAGATCACATGaaggatatataaaaaattaccaaataaaaaaatataatggtaatataaaacaaaggAAGAGAAGccctttatatttattaaaaaatgaaaaggcCGACGTAAAAATTGTTAAGTATCCAGACCCTATATTAAGACGAAGAAGCGAAGAAGTAACAAATTTTGATGACAATCTGAAg AGTGTTGTCAGAAAAATGTTTGATATTATGTATGAGAGTAAAGGAATTGGTTTGTCTGCACCACAAGTTAATATAAGCAAACGAATTATTGTATGGAATgcattatatgaaaaaagaaaagaagaaaacgaacgaatatttattaatccATCTATAGTAGAACAAAGTTTAGTCAAAGTAAAATTAATAGAAGGATGCTTATCATTTCCAGGAATAGAAGGAAAAGTTGAAAGACCTAGTATAGTATCTATATCATATTATGATGTAAATGGATGtaaacatttaaaaattttgaaaGGTATACATGCTAGAATATTTCAACATGAATTTGATCATCTTAATGGTGTCTTATTTATTGATAAATTAACacaaatggaaaaaaaaaaagttagaGCAAAACTTAATGAGCTAATTAGGGATTATAAAAATACTCACTCGGAAGAGCCAGCCATATAA
- a CDS encoding P1 nuclease, putative encodes MLGKKTFWRLKGGMSVVSFFCFFFSFFLFFFLFNNNIILYVDCFNNEGHEAIGMVAMSGLKNDQLYELKKLLNGKDIVDIGKWGHIVHDKITGAKNMHFNLQQNDCKNINFECKNANGLCLINSIKYFYNKLLSTTPDTKKNIINNNLDKNEKLKKFTFIYPRNIKFTDSDSLKYLISLISDLHQPLRIGFTHDNGGQNINITHFNVDGTKVKTNLFEYMENEIISKMINKYQSSWYSGWTHINRIFDEHKKDEELFEKYGIDVIDIWAKQIISEFCSEFYLNNYVTQFMMSKGDQLHFDTSNNIDIFYDLEFILERLIRFNMLRAGSRISIILNYIFSKKKFSNFRKKSVFDKDFQESQRYHIASAYKNNAIFINLTIIFVILLLLFYFNFIMKRRNKMHLPDKIEHIELQAKCN; translated from the exons ATGCTTGGCAAGAAAACATTTTGGAGACTAAAAGGTGGTATGTCTGTggtatcttttttttgtttttttttttctttttttttgtttttcttcctttttaataataatataatattatatgtggaTTGTTTTAACAATGAAGGACATGAGGCTATAGGTATGGTTGCCATGTCTGGTTTAAAGAATGATCAATTATATGAACTgaagaaattattaaatggTAAAGATATAGTTGATATAGGTAAATGGGGTCATATAGTACATGATAAAATAACTGGTGCTAAGAATATGCATTTTAATTTGCAACAGAATGATTGtaagaatataaattttgaaTGTAAGAATGCTAATGGTTTATGTTTAATAAATtccataaaatatttttataataaattattatccaCAACACctgatacaaaaaaaaatattataaataataatcttgataaaaatgagaaattaaaaaaattcacatttatatatccaagaaatattaaatttacaGATTCAGattcattaaaatatttaatatccTTAATAAGTGATTTACATCAACCATTAAGAATAGGATTTACACATGATAATGGAggtcaaaatataaatattacacaTTTTAATGTAGATGGCACTAAAGTTAAAACAAATCTATTTGAATATATggaaaatgaaattataagtaaaatgataaataaatatcaatCTTCATGGTATAGTGGATGGACTCATATAAATCGAATATTTGATGAACataaaaaagatgaagaattatttgaaaaatatggAATAGATGTTATAGATATTTGGGCTAAGCAAATTATAAGTGAATTCTGTTCAGAATTTTATCTTAATAATTATGTAACTCAATTTATGATGAGTAAAGGGGATCAATTACATTTTGATACATCAAACAATatagatattttttatgatctCGAGTTTATATTAGAAAGATTAATAAGATTTAATATGTTACGAGCAGGTTCTAGGATatctattatattaaattatattttttcaaaaaaaaaattttcaaatTTCAGAAAAAAATCCGTCTTTGATAAGg attTTCAAGAATCACAAAGATACCATATTGCATCCGCTTATAAGAACAACgctatttttataaatctcacaataatatttgtcatattg ttgctactattttatttcaattttatcatgaaaagaagaaataaaatgcACCTTCCTGATAAAATAGAACATATAGAATTACAAGCAAAATGTAACTaa